From the Hevea brasiliensis isolate MT/VB/25A 57/8 chromosome 15, ASM3005281v1, whole genome shotgun sequence genome, one window contains:
- the LOC110635594 gene encoding uncharacterized protein LOC110635594 isoform X1 has protein sequence MDDSWRMRMGMPSLPRRRSMEDGSAGPTRRSMEALDPDDFADVFGGPPRSVLSRKFSGDFTRSSTSFYEEIFRQPEVVASVEKKSAGRSLPAFRIPAKGEEFYSDVFGWEEGRRSRDRSRSNSKAKSKSNSSSVLSSEELSPHRRPVTGDDVALSSFALKLRPINVPCRWNSTTIRPQEQAGKEEMLSFPSNFPSYADNYYVENDRNDNFRSSYIKVSRQVSSPETISLEPNSYRSIKVSVDDLELNSPSSPVSSLCQDQDASAGIHYNLMTEEEMEQEDDELMSSYVIEINSDHREVASEAISIDEAIAWAKEKFQVQSFDRQQTKDPSAEVEERPNTHEFTGQEMDGHGRMQSPTEDGLKKWRSEQEIEKSEKDMELELLDEDIRLWSAGKETNIRLLLSTLHHILWPNSGWSATSLTGLIDCSHVKKAYQKARLCLHPDKLQQRGATLQQKYIAEKAFSILQDAWAAFISQDVFFN, from the exons ATGGACGATTCCTGGCGAATGCGGATGGGAATGCCCAGCCTCCCACGTCGCCGTTCCATGGAAGACGGGTCGGCCGGCCCCACAAGGCGTTCCATGGAGGCCCTCGACCCCGACGACTTCGCAGACGTTTTCGGCGGCCCACCCCGCAGTGTTTTGTCCCGTAAATTCTCTGGCGACTTCACTAGATCATCCACTTCTTTTTACGAGGAGATTTTCCGCCAGCCGGAGGTTGTTGCTTCCGTGGAGAAGAAGAGTGCTGGACGGAGCTTGCCGGCTTTCAGGATCCCAGCCAAGGGTGAAGAATTCTACAGTGATGTTTTTGGGTGGGAGGAGGGACGGAGATCAAGGGATAGATCGAGGTCCAACTCTAAGGCTAAATCGAAGTCTAACTCCTCTTCGGTGCTTAGTTCAGAGGAGCTGAGCCCCCATCGTCGGCCGGTTACCGGCGATGATGTGGCATTGTCTTCTTTTGCTTTGAAGCTCAG GCCAATCAATGTTCCATGTAGGTGGAACTCCACCACAATCAGACCTCAAGAACAAGCAGGGAAAGAAGAGATGCTATCTTTTCCAAGTAATTTTCCTTCCTATGCCGACAATTATTACGTGGAAAATGACCGCAATGACAATTTCAGAAGCTCCTATATCAAAGTTTCGAGACAGGTGTCATCCCCAGAAACCATTAGTCTTGAACCAAATTCGTATCGAAGCATCAAAGTATCTGTGGATGATTTGGAGCTCAACTCCCCTTCATCTCCTGTCTCTTCGCTTTGTCAAGATCAGGATGCAAGTGCTGGTATACATTATAATTTAATGACAGAGGAAGAAATGGAACAGGAGGATGATGAACTTATGAGTTCTTATGTCATTGAGATTAATTCTGATCACAGAGAAGTAGCTAGTGAAGCAATTTCTATTGATGAGGCAATTGCGTGGGCTAAGGAGAAGTTccaggtgcaaagttttgacagACAGCAAACGAAAGATCCCTCAGCTGAAGTAGAAG AAAGGCCTAACACGCATGAGTTTACAGGACAAGAAATGGATGGGCACGGAAGGATGCAATCTCCTACG GAAGATGGGCTAAAGAAATGGAGAAGTGAACAAGAAATAGAAAAGTCAGAAAAAGAT ATGGAGCTGGAGTTACTGGATGAAGATATACGGTTGTGGTCAGCTGGCAAGGAAACCAATATCCGCTTGCTGCTTTCAACATTACATCAT ATTCTGTGGCCCAACAGCGGCTGGTCCGCAACCTCTCTGACAGGCCTTATTGATTGCTCACATGTGAAGAAGGCCTACCAGAAAGCAAGGTTGTGTCTCCACCCAGACAAATTGCAACAAAGAGGGGCTACATTACAACAGAAGTACATTGCAGAAAAGGCCTTTTCCATCCTCCAG GATGCTTGGGCTGCATTTATCTCCCAAGATGTCTTCTTTAATTAG
- the LOC110635594 gene encoding uncharacterized protein LOC110635594 isoform X2 has protein sequence MDDSWRMRMGMPSLPRRRSMEDGSAGPTRRSMEALDPDDFADVFGGPPRSVLSRKFSGDFTRSSTSFYEEIFRQPEVVASVEKKSAGRSLPAFRIPAKGEEFYSDVFGWEEGRRSRDRSRSNSKAKSKSNSSSVLSSEELSPHRRPVTGDDVALSSFALKLRWNSTTIRPQEQAGKEEMLSFPSNFPSYADNYYVENDRNDNFRSSYIKVSRQVSSPETISLEPNSYRSIKVSVDDLELNSPSSPVSSLCQDQDASAGIHYNLMTEEEMEQEDDELMSSYVIEINSDHREVASEAISIDEAIAWAKEKFQVQSFDRQQTKDPSAEVEERPNTHEFTGQEMDGHGRMQSPTEDGLKKWRSEQEIEKSEKDMELELLDEDIRLWSAGKETNIRLLLSTLHHILWPNSGWSATSLTGLIDCSHVKKAYQKARLCLHPDKLQQRGATLQQKYIAEKAFSILQDAWAAFISQDVFFN, from the exons ATGGACGATTCCTGGCGAATGCGGATGGGAATGCCCAGCCTCCCACGTCGCCGTTCCATGGAAGACGGGTCGGCCGGCCCCACAAGGCGTTCCATGGAGGCCCTCGACCCCGACGACTTCGCAGACGTTTTCGGCGGCCCACCCCGCAGTGTTTTGTCCCGTAAATTCTCTGGCGACTTCACTAGATCATCCACTTCTTTTTACGAGGAGATTTTCCGCCAGCCGGAGGTTGTTGCTTCCGTGGAGAAGAAGAGTGCTGGACGGAGCTTGCCGGCTTTCAGGATCCCAGCCAAGGGTGAAGAATTCTACAGTGATGTTTTTGGGTGGGAGGAGGGACGGAGATCAAGGGATAGATCGAGGTCCAACTCTAAGGCTAAATCGAAGTCTAACTCCTCTTCGGTGCTTAGTTCAGAGGAGCTGAGCCCCCATCGTCGGCCGGTTACCGGCGATGATGTGGCATTGTCTTCTTTTGCTTTGAAGCTCAG GTGGAACTCCACCACAATCAGACCTCAAGAACAAGCAGGGAAAGAAGAGATGCTATCTTTTCCAAGTAATTTTCCTTCCTATGCCGACAATTATTACGTGGAAAATGACCGCAATGACAATTTCAGAAGCTCCTATATCAAAGTTTCGAGACAGGTGTCATCCCCAGAAACCATTAGTCTTGAACCAAATTCGTATCGAAGCATCAAAGTATCTGTGGATGATTTGGAGCTCAACTCCCCTTCATCTCCTGTCTCTTCGCTTTGTCAAGATCAGGATGCAAGTGCTGGTATACATTATAATTTAATGACAGAGGAAGAAATGGAACAGGAGGATGATGAACTTATGAGTTCTTATGTCATTGAGATTAATTCTGATCACAGAGAAGTAGCTAGTGAAGCAATTTCTATTGATGAGGCAATTGCGTGGGCTAAGGAGAAGTTccaggtgcaaagttttgacagACAGCAAACGAAAGATCCCTCAGCTGAAGTAGAAG AAAGGCCTAACACGCATGAGTTTACAGGACAAGAAATGGATGGGCACGGAAGGATGCAATCTCCTACG GAAGATGGGCTAAAGAAATGGAGAAGTGAACAAGAAATAGAAAAGTCAGAAAAAGAT ATGGAGCTGGAGTTACTGGATGAAGATATACGGTTGTGGTCAGCTGGCAAGGAAACCAATATCCGCTTGCTGCTTTCAACATTACATCAT ATTCTGTGGCCCAACAGCGGCTGGTCCGCAACCTCTCTGACAGGCCTTATTGATTGCTCACATGTGAAGAAGGCCTACCAGAAAGCAAGGTTGTGTCTCCACCCAGACAAATTGCAACAAAGAGGGGCTACATTACAACAGAAGTACATTGCAGAAAAGGCCTTTTCCATCCTCCAG GATGCTTGGGCTGCATTTATCTCCCAAGATGTCTTCTTTAATTAG
- the LOC110635595 gene encoding transcription termination factor MTEF1, chloroplastic — protein sequence MPAAAATALHSTFCFSSQKPAPSNSNSQQPNTYLSAKPKNLLHKHPLYTPAHINIPSQIKEKILCLEIMGVDSGKALSQNPSLHSASLDSIHFIISFLQSKGIHQKDLARIFGMCPQILTSNIKTDLNPVFEFLSHDLKVPENKFRRVINKCPRLLVSSVRDQLKPCLLYLQRLGFKDLGALAYQDSVLLVSNVENTLIPKLKYLESIGFSRDEAVGMVLRCPALFTFSVENNFMPKFEYFSEEIKGKLEELKEFPQYFAFSLENRIKPRRIEVIQSGIKMALPTMLKSTDEEFRELLTQGAG from the coding sequence ATGCCTGCCGCAGCAGCAACAGCTTTACACTCTACTTTCTGCTTCTCTTCCCAGAAACCCGCACCCTCAAACTCAAATTCCCAGCAACCAAACACCTACTTATCAGCAAAACCCAAAAATCTCCTGCACAAGCATCCACTCTATACACCAGCTCATATTAACATTCCTTCCCAAATTAAAGAAAAGATCCTATGCCTTGAAATCATGGGTGTTGATTCTGGCAAAGCATTATCCCAAAATCCTTCTCTCCACTCTGCCTCTCTAGATTCCATTCACTTCATAATCTCTTTTCTCCAATCCAAAGGCATCCACCAAAAGGACTTGGCTAGGATTTTTGGTATGTGTCCTCAAATCCTCACCTCAAACATCAAAACTGACCTCAACCCAGTTTTCGAATTCCTATCCCATGACCTCAAAGTCCCAGAAAATAAATTTAGAAGGGTCATCAACAAATGCCCAAGATTGCTTGTTTCTAGTGTCAGAGACCAGCTGAAACCATGCCTTTTATATCTCCAAAGGCTTGGGTTTAAAGATTTGGGAGCTTTGGCTTATCAAGATTCGGTGTTGTTGGTGTCTAATGTGGAGAATACCTTGATTCCTAAGTTGAAGTACTTGGAGAGTATTGGGTTTTCAAGAGATGAGGCTGTGGGCATGGTTTTGAGGTGCCCAGCATTGTTTACTTTCAGTGTTGAGAACAACTTTATGCCAAAATTTGAGTACTTCTCTGAGGAAATAAAGGGGAAATTAGAGGAGTTGAAGGAGTTCCCTCAATATTTTGCTTTTAGTTTGGAAAACAGGATAAAGCCAAGGCGCATAGAGGTTATTCAAAGTGGGATTAAAATGGCTTTGCCAACAATGCTTAAGAGTACTGATGAAGAGTTCAGGGAGCTGCTAACGCAAGGAGCTGGATAG